The following are encoded in a window of Streptomyces sp. 11x1 genomic DNA:
- a CDS encoding type IV secretory system conjugative DNA transfer family protein, which yields MRPNERRPQHGGGGIPDGLLIALLGFLVSVTLLVWSATGLAGLFAHGAWPDAVTFTRTPLAVRSLISAPQDLSAAWPDTPAAQLSGYGLFWGLLISQLMVLLVLTVFTMGTLARWRAVRARDKAARAQGQGTPTAGAPPQHPGHAAPHAPGHAPSASPTAVPVEQPSAQPTTPTPPHTTTSSGGGLAPPAGFTGPNPTPTPIATAAAPIATAPAAGVGTALDTGATWANPAPTVVLGPAESRRPVAAQAVRDAEGPALVVTSDPTLWSDTKGARAKLGPVLLYDPAHRCDTPARLHWSPISGCEDKPTALARAIALLAPIRPTARIDQAVADTAETLLRSYLHAAAIDTRTIRHLHRWAQGSNVQEAVRTLRTNPKAAPGAAGELESALTSHPERRDIAQQLTARALSALSTVNVREACAPNRADSLALDSFVHEGGTLYVVGDPIEDPKANPSAMPLLTALVSSVVERGRRMAERSSSGRLDPPLTLVLDDVAAVAPLPQLPALLTGGADQGLPTLALLRSREQARSRWPNAELPLP from the coding sequence GTGAGACCAAACGAGCGGCGCCCTCAGCACGGCGGTGGCGGCATCCCCGACGGGCTGCTGATCGCCCTCCTGGGCTTCCTGGTGAGCGTGACCCTGCTGGTCTGGTCGGCCACCGGTCTGGCCGGCCTCTTCGCCCACGGCGCCTGGCCGGACGCAGTCACCTTCACCCGCACCCCCCTGGCCGTACGCAGTCTGATCTCCGCCCCCCAGGACCTCTCCGCCGCCTGGCCGGACACCCCCGCCGCCCAGCTGTCCGGCTACGGCCTCTTCTGGGGCCTCCTCATCAGTCAGCTCATGGTCCTCCTCGTCCTGACCGTCTTCACCATGGGCACCCTGGCCCGCTGGCGAGCCGTACGAGCGAGGGACAAGGCAGCACGGGCCCAGGGGCAGGGCACCCCGACGGCGGGAGCACCGCCCCAGCACCCTGGCCACGCCGCACCGCACGCCCCCGGCCACGCCCCGAGCGCGTCCCCGACAGCCGTCCCCGTGGAACAGCCGTCCGCGCAGCCGACCACCCCCACCCCGCCGCACACCACCACCTCCAGCGGCGGCGGCCTCGCCCCACCCGCCGGATTCACCGGCCCGAACCCGACGCCGACCCCGATCGCCACTGCCGCTGCCCCCATCGCCACCGCCCCGGCAGCCGGGGTCGGCACGGCACTCGACACCGGCGCCACTTGGGCGAACCCGGCCCCGACGGTCGTCCTCGGCCCCGCCGAGTCCCGTCGCCCGGTCGCCGCGCAGGCCGTGCGGGACGCCGAAGGCCCGGCCCTCGTCGTCACCTCCGACCCCACCCTCTGGTCGGACACGAAGGGCGCCCGCGCCAAACTGGGCCCGGTCCTCCTCTACGACCCCGCCCACCGCTGCGACACCCCGGCCCGCCTCCACTGGTCGCCCATCTCCGGCTGCGAGGACAAGCCGACGGCGCTGGCCAGGGCCATCGCCCTGCTCGCCCCCATCCGCCCCACCGCCAGGATCGACCAAGCGGTGGCGGACACCGCCGAGACCCTCCTGCGCAGCTACCTCCACGCCGCCGCCATAGACACCCGCACCATCCGCCACCTGCACCGCTGGGCCCAGGGCAGCAACGTCCAGGAAGCGGTCCGCACCCTGCGGACGAACCCGAAGGCGGCCCCCGGCGCGGCGGGTGAGCTGGAGTCGGCGCTCACCTCGCACCCCGAACGCCGGGACATCGCACAGCAGTTGACGGCCCGCGCCCTCTCCGCGCTGTCCACGGTCAACGTCCGGGAGGCATGCGCCCCGAACCGAGCCGACTCCCTGGCGCTGGATTCCTTCGTGCACGAGGGGGGAACGCTCTATGTGGTCGGCGACCCCATCGAGGACCCCAAGGCGAACCCCTCCGCCATGCCTCTCCTGACGGCCCTCGTCTCAAGCGTGGTCGAGCGCGGCCGGCGCATGGCCGAACGGTCATCCTCCGGCCGCCTCGACCCACCACTCACCCTGGTCCTGGACGACGTGGCGGCCGTGGCCCCGCTCCCCCAGCTCCCCGCGCTCCTGACCGGCGGCGCCGACCAGGGCCTCCCCACTCTGGCCCTCCTCCGCTCCCGCGAACAGGCCCGCTCCCGCTGGCCGAACGCCGAACTCCCGCTGCCCTGA
- a CDS encoding immunity 49 family protein, producing MVTRIPRHDTPPGLAAHVNAAAGLEALAGSVARVLERLEQSDMSQRRALDTTLTYAMGRCEVDPDAEEFETWEAWVTAMQLAHTRFALAIEPEGHTLTCRIKEKERTLPTTGPRPNVNADSWLKAFYLALICRENERLGELARVPVSLLRESGATFDEYIYSWVETLQRFWLGQDGVGDHLVAAVDGTGPDSAQWADQDYMSSILYPPIILFYRYLREDHEKFNEALVDALRWHKEYWTASDDRAINSDGLVAFGPLAIACLAHDKGFPIEVESEYLPSALLTFAWRGEIDT from the coding sequence GTGGTCACGCGCATTCCTCGCCATGACACCCCGCCCGGTCTCGCTGCCCACGTCAATGCGGCAGCGGGCCTCGAAGCGCTGGCGGGTTCCGTGGCGCGTGTGCTGGAGCGTCTTGAGCAGTCGGACATGTCCCAGCGGCGTGCCCTGGATACGACACTGACCTACGCCATGGGCCGATGCGAGGTGGACCCGGACGCCGAGGAGTTCGAGACTTGGGAGGCCTGGGTCACCGCGATGCAACTGGCCCACACGCGTTTCGCTCTGGCCATCGAGCCCGAGGGCCATACCTTGACCTGCCGGATCAAGGAGAAGGAGCGAACGCTTCCGACGACTGGGCCCCGGCCCAACGTGAACGCCGACAGTTGGCTCAAAGCCTTCTACCTCGCTCTGATCTGCCGTGAGAACGAGCGGCTGGGCGAGCTGGCTCGGGTGCCCGTCTCTCTGCTGCGTGAATCGGGTGCGACGTTCGACGAGTACATCTACTCGTGGGTGGAGACCCTGCAGCGCTTCTGGCTGGGTCAGGACGGGGTTGGCGACCATCTGGTCGCCGCCGTGGACGGCACCGGTCCGGACTCGGCGCAGTGGGCAGACCAGGACTACATGTCCTCGATCCTGTATCCGCCGATCATCCTGTTCTACCGCTACCTGCGTGAGGACCACGAGAAGTTCAACGAGGCGCTGGTCGACGCGCTCCGGTGGCACAAGGAGTACTGGACCGCGTCCGACGACCGGGCCATCAACAGTGACGGCCTCGTCGCTTTCGGTCCGCTGGCCATCGCCTGCCTCGCCCACGACAAGGGCTTCCCCATCGAGGTCGAGTCGGAGTACCTGCCGAGCGCTCTGCTGACGTTCGCGTGGCG
- a CDS encoding signal peptidase I, whose translation MDDSVYVGNAGKDAALDRGWLLGHFKAEGDPRRSEAVEIKWGVHPRGDTRAQWVRGEERTALQVLISGRFRVDFPGRSVVLERQGDYVVWGRGVDHSWVAEEESVVLTVRWPSVAGYAVPDEGAS comes from the coding sequence ATGGACGACAGCGTGTATGTGGGCAATGCGGGCAAGGACGCGGCGCTGGACCGGGGTTGGCTGCTCGGACACTTCAAGGCGGAGGGGGATCCGCGGCGGAGTGAGGCGGTGGAGATCAAGTGGGGTGTCCATCCGCGGGGTGACACGCGCGCTCAGTGGGTCCGGGGTGAGGAGCGGACCGCTCTGCAGGTGCTGATCAGCGGTCGTTTCCGGGTCGACTTCCCCGGCCGTAGCGTCGTGTTGGAGCGGCAGGGCGACTATGTCGTCTGGGGGCGCGGAGTGGACCACTCCTGGGTCGCCGAGGAGGAGTCGGTGGTGCTGACCGTGCGGTGGCCGTCCGTGGCCGGGTACGCGGTGCCGGACGAGGGCGCTTCCTGA
- a CDS encoding histidine kinase → MTSDGTERDTGTESTWQPAGPQPLTQHFRRLTQRARDLDHRRPLLWDLLVTGFFVTAALIDYTSGGWRNITDNPTLPGWLIVTLSLGFTLPLLQRRTHPFAALLTTLPFALVNTWTGASLQAGELCLLTVFHVALRTRQRTLLWSYGLAVMPYLVGGLRHPDEQGLDQNIVPAATALALAAVAGIAVRTRKEYLASLVERARQLEVERDQQLRLAAAAERARIAREMHDIIGHNLSVITGLADGGRYAAPKDPARASEALTAISTTSRQALAELRRLLDVLRDDPQDSSAPAPPADLTPQPSLTDLDRLLSGVRSAGLPVHSTVRGAPALSPGRQLTVYRVVQEALTNTLKHAGPGATSRLLISYEDSGAVSLTLTDTARTAPAQPAPANGGRGVPGMRERTALYGGTLEAGPLPHPRRGWRVHLHLPEESPQ, encoded by the coding sequence GTGACGAGCGACGGCACCGAACGCGACACCGGCACCGAGAGCACCTGGCAGCCGGCCGGCCCGCAACCCCTCACCCAGCACTTCCGACGCCTCACCCAGCGAGCCCGGGATCTCGACCACCGCCGCCCCCTGCTCTGGGACCTGCTCGTCACCGGCTTCTTCGTGACCGCCGCCCTCATCGACTACACCAGCGGCGGCTGGCGGAACATCACCGACAACCCCACCCTCCCCGGCTGGCTGATCGTCACCCTCTCCCTCGGTTTCACCCTCCCGCTCCTCCAGCGCCGCACCCACCCCTTCGCGGCCCTCCTGACGACGCTGCCCTTCGCCCTCGTCAACACCTGGACCGGTGCCTCCCTCCAGGCCGGGGAACTCTGTCTGCTCACCGTCTTCCACGTGGCCCTGCGCACCCGCCAACGCACCCTGCTCTGGTCCTACGGCCTGGCCGTCATGCCCTACTTGGTCGGCGGCCTACGCCACCCCGACGAACAGGGCCTCGACCAGAACATCGTCCCCGCGGCGACGGCCCTGGCGCTCGCCGCGGTCGCCGGCATAGCCGTGCGCACCCGCAAGGAGTACCTCGCCTCCCTCGTCGAACGCGCCCGCCAGCTGGAAGTCGAACGCGACCAGCAGCTACGCCTCGCCGCCGCCGCCGAACGCGCCCGTATCGCCCGCGAAATGCACGACATCATCGGCCACAACCTCTCCGTCATCACCGGCCTGGCCGACGGCGGCCGTTACGCGGCCCCGAAGGACCCCGCCCGCGCCAGCGAGGCCCTCACCGCCATCTCCACCACGAGCCGCCAGGCCCTCGCGGAACTACGCCGTCTGCTGGACGTCCTGCGTGACGACCCCCAGGACTCCTCGGCCCCCGCCCCGCCGGCCGATCTGACCCCCCAGCCCTCCCTCACCGACCTCGACCGCCTGCTCAGCGGCGTACGGTCCGCCGGCCTCCCCGTCCACAGCACCGTCCGCGGCGCCCCGGCCCTGTCGCCCGGCCGCCAACTCACCGTCTACCGCGTCGTCCAGGAAGCCCTCACCAACACCCTGAAACACGCGGGACCGGGCGCCACGTCCCGCCTCCTCATCTCCTACGAGGACTCCGGCGCCGTCTCCCTCACCCTCACCGACACCGCGCGCACCGCCCCCGCCCAGCCCGCCCCGGCAAACGGCGGCCGCGGCGTCCCCGGCATGCGCGAGCGAACAGCCCTGTACGGCGGCACACTTGAGGCCGGCCCGCTCCCCCACCCGCGACGCGGCTGGCGAGTCCACCTTCACCTCCCGGAGGAATCCCCGCAGTGA
- a CDS encoding GNAT family N-acetyltransferase — protein MKLPARAEGPVLPEGYRIRSVRAEEWREVRELRLVALRDPVAHLAFLETYEEAAARPDGFWKERAEGAAEGVRERRQFVVESAAGEWVGTVTVLVEEAGARDFFGGVVERRQAHLVGVFLRDGHRGKGVGEALFAVAVGWARSAGVERVRLFVNEGNGRAAAFYRRVGFVGSGVTVEGGEGRELEYVLERAQV, from the coding sequence ATGAAGCTGCCTGCGCGTGCTGAGGGCCCCGTTCTTCCCGAGGGGTACCGGATCCGGTCCGTCCGCGCCGAGGAATGGCGTGAGGTGCGGGAGTTGAGGCTGGTCGCGCTGCGGGATCCGGTGGCTCATCTCGCGTTCCTGGAGACGTACGAGGAGGCCGCGGCGCGTCCGGACGGGTTCTGGAAGGAGCGGGCGGAGGGGGCCGCGGAGGGGGTTCGGGAGCGGCGGCAGTTCGTGGTGGAGAGCGCGGCCGGTGAGTGGGTCGGGACGGTGACCGTGCTCGTGGAGGAGGCCGGGGCGCGGGACTTCTTCGGCGGGGTCGTCGAGCGGCGGCAGGCGCATCTGGTGGGCGTGTTCCTGCGGGACGGGCATCGGGGCAAGGGCGTGGGCGAGGCGCTGTTCGCGGTCGCGGTGGGGTGGGCCCGGTCGGCCGGGGTGGAGCGGGTGCGGTTGTTCGTGAACGAGGGGAACGGGCGGGCCGCCGCCTTCTACCGGCGGGTCGGCTTCGTGGGCAGTGGGGTGACTGTCGAGGGGGGCGAGGGGCGGGAGTTGGAGTACGTGCTGGAGCGGGCGCAGGTGTAG
- a CDS encoding SCO6880 family protein: protein MTTDSHLSHAITPRRTYLIGRARPNAIIGRNRESGEIALIIAGAFLGMMCGLLVPVLVPRIALLTGFPMLALAAVYVPYKRRTFYKWFEINRSYKRSLRKGTTYRSANMEAGTRLDGREVEVGPPPGIGRITWLAAPFGPDEIAVLLHADRRTVTAAIEIEGPGVGLRDSEDQEALVDRFGTLLKHVANGDGFVTRLQMLARTLPADPDAHAKDVAQRGDDRAPGWLQQSYDQLQSMVSTSSEQHRAYLVACMHYTRELAAEGHAMARAARPHGRKLDKDAGLAVVMARELTDICSRLQEADIRVRQPLGQGRLASLIHSMYDPDHPIDHIQAMTKRNAWPAELDAMEPDYLQAKTRESSTRAPWCHATAWVKEWPMTPVGVNFLAPLLVHTPDVIRTVAVTMDLEPTEVAIERMLTEKTNDEAEASRAAKMNRTVDPRDVASHSRLDQRGEDLASGAAGVNLVGYITVSSRSPEALARDKRTIRASAGKSYLKLEWCDREHHRAFVNTLPFATGIRR from the coding sequence TTGACGACCGATTCCCACCTGTCCCACGCGATCACGCCCCGCCGTACCTATCTGATCGGCCGCGCCCGGCCGAACGCGATCATCGGCCGGAACCGCGAGTCCGGCGAGATCGCGCTGATCATCGCGGGCGCGTTCCTCGGCATGATGTGCGGCCTCCTCGTCCCGGTGCTCGTCCCACGCATCGCCCTGCTGACGGGCTTCCCGATGCTGGCGCTGGCCGCGGTGTACGTGCCGTACAAGCGGCGGACCTTCTACAAGTGGTTCGAGATCAACCGCAGTTACAAGCGCAGCCTGCGCAAGGGCACGACGTACCGCTCCGCCAACATGGAGGCCGGCACCCGCCTCGACGGCCGTGAGGTCGAGGTCGGCCCCCCGCCCGGCATCGGCCGCATCACCTGGCTCGCCGCCCCCTTCGGCCCCGACGAGATCGCCGTCCTGCTGCACGCCGACCGTCGGACCGTCACCGCCGCCATCGAGATCGAGGGCCCGGGCGTCGGCCTGCGCGACTCCGAGGACCAGGAAGCCCTCGTCGACCGCTTCGGCACCCTCCTCAAGCACGTGGCCAACGGCGACGGCTTCGTCACCCGCCTCCAGATGCTCGCCCGCACGCTCCCCGCCGACCCGGACGCCCACGCCAAGGACGTCGCCCAGCGCGGTGACGACCGCGCCCCGGGCTGGCTGCAGCAGTCGTACGACCAGCTGCAGTCCATGGTCTCCACCAGCAGCGAGCAGCACCGCGCGTACCTCGTCGCCTGTATGCACTACACCCGCGAACTGGCCGCCGAGGGCCACGCCATGGCCCGCGCCGCCCGCCCCCACGGCCGCAAGCTGGACAAGGACGCCGGCCTCGCCGTCGTCATGGCCCGCGAGCTGACGGACATCTGCTCGCGCCTCCAGGAGGCCGACATCCGCGTACGGCAGCCGCTCGGCCAGGGCCGCCTCGCCTCCCTCATCCACTCCATGTACGACCCGGACCACCCCATCGACCACATCCAGGCCATGACCAAGCGCAACGCCTGGCCGGCCGAACTGGACGCGATGGAGCCGGACTACCTCCAGGCCAAGACCCGCGAGTCCTCCACCCGCGCCCCCTGGTGCCACGCCACGGCCTGGGTCAAGGAGTGGCCGATGACCCCGGTCGGCGTCAACTTCCTGGCGCCCCTCCTGGTCCACACCCCGGACGTCATCCGCACCGTCGCCGTCACGATGGACCTCGAACCCACCGAGGTCGCCATCGAACGCATGCTGACGGAGAAGACCAACGACGAGGCGGAGGCGTCCCGCGCCGCCAAGATGAACCGCACGGTCGACCCGCGTGACGTGGCCTCCCACTCCCGCCTCGACCAGCGCGGCGAGGACCTCGCGAGCGGCGCCGCCGGCGTCAACCTCGTCGGCTACATCACCGTCTCCTCCCGCTCCCCGGAGGCGCTGGCCCGCGACAAGCGGACGATAAGGGCCTCGGCCGGCAAGTCGTACCTCAAGCTGGAGTGGTGCGACCGCGAACACCACCGGGCCTTCGTCAACACGCTCCCGTTCGCCACCGGAATCCGAAGGTAG
- a CDS encoding response regulator transcription factor: MTTVLIADDQPLQRLGFRMLLESQDDMTVVGEAPGGSEAVRLTAELHPDVVLMDVRMPGLDGIEATRRIVSAGDRTRVLILTTFDLDEYAYAGLRAGASGFLVKDALPEELLSGVRAVASGDAVVAPSLTRRLLDTYARHLPKPEEPIAPALTDPRLSPLTDREREILTVIGKGWTNTEIAARLHLAESTVKTHVGRILAKSGSRDRIQAVILAYDTKLVEPS; the protein is encoded by the coding sequence GTGACGACCGTCCTCATCGCCGACGACCAGCCCCTGCAGCGCCTCGGCTTCCGCATGCTCCTGGAGAGCCAGGACGACATGACGGTCGTCGGCGAGGCCCCGGGCGGCAGCGAGGCGGTCCGTCTGACGGCCGAGCTCCACCCCGACGTGGTCCTGATGGACGTCCGCATGCCTGGCCTCGACGGCATCGAGGCCACCCGCCGTATCGTCTCGGCGGGCGACCGCACCCGTGTCCTGATCCTCACCACGTTCGACCTCGACGAATACGCCTACGCCGGTCTCCGCGCCGGCGCCTCCGGCTTCCTCGTGAAGGACGCCCTCCCCGAGGAGCTCCTCTCCGGCGTCCGCGCCGTGGCCTCCGGTGACGCGGTGGTGGCTCCCAGCCTCACCCGCCGCCTCCTCGACACCTACGCCCGGCACCTGCCGAAACCCGAAGAGCCCATCGCCCCCGCCCTCACGGACCCCCGTCTCTCACCTCTCACCGACCGCGAACGGGAGATCCTCACGGTCATCGGCAAGGGCTGGACGAACACCGAGATAGCCGCCCGGCTCCATCTCGCGGAGTCGACGGTCAAAACCCACGTCGGCCGCATCCTCGCGAAATCCGGTTCACGGGACCGCATCCAGGCGGTGATCCTGGCGTACGACACGAAATTGGTGGAGCCGTCCTGA
- a CDS encoding ATP-binding protein yields MRDPISALTDAFTSFLFGKVETTRLPVRTSTGQAQAVYLPTAAPGLGDSGVIIGREVYSGKGYIYDPFQLYGQQLPAPHWLVLGESGNGKSALEKTYVLRQLRFRDRQVVVLDAQGEDGVGEWNLIAEELGITPIRLDPTAALDMGIRLNPLDPSITTTGQLALLRTIIEVAMGHGLDERSGFALKVAHAYVNETIVERQPVLTDIVEQLRHPEPESAEAMNVAIDDVRAWGLDVALVLDRLVDGDLRGMFDGPTTVGIDLDAPLIVFDLSHIDRNSIAMPILMAIVGVWLEHTWIRPDRKKRIFLVEEAWHIINSPFVAQLFQRLLKFGRRLGLSFVAVVHHLSDVIDGAAAKEAAAILKMASTRTIYAQKADEARATGRVLGLPRWAVEIIPTLTPGIAVWDVNGNVQVVKHLITETERPLVFTDRAMTESSVDHLLDDDALHAAELEAEERAAAFVEQQLSEVDGYGSSESTVA; encoded by the coding sequence ATGAGGGACCCGATCTCCGCCCTCACCGACGCCTTCACGTCCTTCCTCTTCGGCAAGGTCGAGACGACCCGCCTGCCGGTCCGCACCTCCACCGGACAGGCCCAGGCGGTCTACCTCCCGACCGCCGCCCCCGGCCTCGGCGACTCCGGCGTGATCATCGGCCGCGAGGTCTACTCCGGGAAGGGCTACATCTACGACCCCTTCCAGCTCTACGGCCAGCAGCTCCCCGCCCCGCACTGGCTCGTCCTCGGCGAGTCCGGCAACGGCAAGTCGGCCCTGGAGAAGACGTACGTCCTGCGGCAACTGCGCTTCCGCGACCGCCAGGTCGTCGTCCTCGACGCCCAGGGCGAGGACGGCGTCGGCGAGTGGAACCTCATCGCGGAGGAGCTGGGAATAACTCCCATCCGCCTCGACCCGACGGCCGCCCTCGACATGGGCATCCGCCTCAACCCCCTCGACCCCTCGATCACCACCACGGGCCAGCTGGCCCTCCTGAGGACGATCATCGAGGTGGCGATGGGCCACGGCCTGGACGAACGCTCCGGCTTCGCCCTCAAGGTCGCGCACGCCTACGTCAACGAGACGATCGTCGAACGCCAACCGGTGCTCACCGACATCGTCGAGCAACTCCGCCACCCCGAACCGGAGTCCGCGGAGGCGATGAACGTCGCCATAGACGACGTACGGGCCTGGGGCCTGGACGTGGCACTGGTCCTGGACCGCCTGGTCGACGGTGACCTCCGCGGCATGTTCGACGGCCCCACCACCGTGGGCATCGACCTCGACGCGCCCCTCATCGTCTTCGACCTCTCCCACATCGACCGCAACTCCATCGCCATGCCGATCCTCATGGCGATCGTCGGCGTGTGGCTGGAGCACACCTGGATCCGCCCCGACCGGAAGAAGCGCATCTTCCTGGTCGAGGAGGCCTGGCACATCATCAACAGCCCGTTCGTCGCCCAGCTCTTCCAGCGCCTGCTGAAGTTCGGCCGACGGCTCGGTCTGTCCTTCGTCGCGGTCGTCCACCACCTGTCCGACGTCATCGACGGCGCGGCGGCCAAGGAGGCCGCGGCCATCCTGAAGATGGCGTCCACACGGACGATCTACGCCCAGAAAGCGGACGAGGCCCGGGCGACGGGCCGCGTCCTGGGCCTGCCCCGCTGGGCGGTGGAGATCATCCCCACCCTCACTCCCGGCATCGCCGTCTGGGACGTCAACGGCAACGTACAGGTGGTCAAACACCTGATCACCGAGACCGAACGCCCCCTCGTCTTCACCGACCGCGCGATGACCGAATCGTCCGTCGACCACCTGCTGGACGACGACGCCCTGCACGCCGCCGAACTGGAGGCGGAGGAACGAGCGGCCGCCTTCGTCGAACAGCAACTGAGCGAGGTCGACGGATACGGCTCCTCCGAGTCGACGGTGGCCTGA